The DNA segment CGAAAGAGCGGCGGCAGCGGTGGCAACGAAGGTGTTGATCATGGCGAGCGAAGCGTAGCTGTTGGCTTCGAGGTTGGAACCGGCGTTAAAGCCGAACCAGCCGACCCACAGCAGCGAAGCGCCGACCATGGTGAGCGTCATCGAATGCGGAGCCATGATCTCCTTCTTGTAGCCGGTGCGCTTGCCAAGCATGATCGCGCCGACCAGACCGGCGATACCGGCATTGATGTGAACGACCGTGCCGCCCGCGAAGTCGATCGCGCCGAAACCGAAGACCATGCCCGACGGAGCCGAGTACGAGCTTGGACCACCCCAGAACCAGACCATGTGAGCGATCGGGAAGTAGATGAACGTGACCCACAGGAAGACGAAGAGCATCACGGCCGAGAACTTGATGCGCTCGGCGAAGGCGCCGACGATCAGGGCCGGCGTAATGCAGGCAAAGGTCATCTGGAAGCAGACATAGGTCAGCTCCGGAATGCCAACACCCTTGGTGAAGGTTTCGACGAGATCCTTCGGATCGGTGCTGACGCCAGCGAGGAAGGCCTTGGAGAAGCCGCCGACGAAGCTGTTCAGCGAGCCGCCGTCGGTAAAGGCAAGCGAGTAGCCATAGACGCACCAGATGATCATGACCATCGCGGTGATCATGAAGACCTGCATCAGGACGGAGAGCATGTTCTTGGCGCGGACGAGACCGCCGTAGAACAGCGCCAGACCCGGAATCGTCATCAGAAGAACGAGAACCGTGGAAACCAGCATCCAGGTGTTGTCACCCTTGTCCATGGTCATTGCCGGTGCTGCGGCAGCGGCCGGCGCTGCGGCTGTCGTGGCTTGCTGCGCAAAGGCAATCGCCGGCGCGAGCAAGGCCGCGGAAAGCGCGCCTACCCGTGCGAGAGTGGAGGAAAGCTTTGTAGATGTCATGCAGATAACTCCCTGATCGGCCGTGTCTTACAGCGCGTCTGAATCGGTTTCGCCCGTACGGATGCGCACGGCATGGTCAATCGAGTAGACAAAAATCTTGCCGTCGCCGATCTGACCCGTCTTGGCGGACGCCGCGATGGCTTCGACGGCCTTGTCGACGATTTCGGTTGCGACCGCGACTTCGATCTTCAGCTTCGGCAGGAAGCTGACGGCATATTCGGTGCCACGATAGATTTCGGTGTGCCCCTTCTGGCGCCCGTAACCCTTCACTTCGGTCACAGTCAGGCCTTGGATGCCGACAGCCGTGAGGGCCTCACGGACCTCATCGAGCTTGAACGGCTTGATAATGGCCATCACAATTTTCATCTGGTTTCCCATCCTTTGTTACCCTCGGCACGGAGCCGACTCTCCTTGCCGCTGACGACTGTTTCAGCAGCGACTGAGGGTACACATTCAAGGGACGTGCCAGATTCGTGACACTATTATA comes from the Rhizobium sp. NXC24 genome and includes:
- a CDS encoding ammonium transporter encodes the protein MTSTKLSSTLARVGALSAALLAPAIAFAQQATTAAAPAAAAAPAMTMDKGDNTWMLVSTVLVLLMTIPGLALFYGGLVRAKNMLSVLMQVFMITAMVMIIWCVYGYSLAFTDGGSLNSFVGGFSKAFLAGVSTDPKDLVETFTKGVGIPELTYVCFQMTFACITPALIVGAFAERIKFSAVMLFVFLWVTFIYFPIAHMVWFWGGPSSYSAPSGMVFGFGAIDFAGGTVVHINAGIAGLVGAIMLGKRTGYKKEIMAPHSMTLTMVGASLLWVGWFGFNAGSNLEANSYASLAMINTFVATAAAALSWCVVETFTRGKASMLGAASGAVAGLVAVTPAAGFAGPMGSIVLGLLVSPICYFFVDVVKNKFNYDDSLDVFGVHCVGGIFGAIATGILVNPALGGAGIVDYSTADFAASYPGTATQLLAQVKGVLTTLIWSGVGSAILYKIVDVIVGLRVTPEAEREGLDLASHGEAAYHNS
- a CDS encoding P-II family nitrogen regulator, which encodes MGNQMKIVMAIIKPFKLDEVREALTAVGIQGLTVTEVKGYGRQKGHTEIYRGTEYAVSFLPKLKIEVAVATEIVDKAVEAIAASAKTGQIGDGKIFVYSIDHAVRIRTGETDSDAL